In Campylobacter vulpis, a genomic segment contains:
- the virB9 gene encoding P-type conjugative transfer protein VirB9 yields the protein MKKIILASLLLGNFVWALNVPKTSTFDKRIAYAVYNADDVFQINSKNGYVSVLEFGVDERIINTATGFAEGWDLTQKDNLLFIKPKAYKTQLVHQDENSTAEQQSSQEFVVDPNPYDWKTNLIVITNLNTYVFDLKLVANNKNTTYKLSFSYPQKDLQATKELLEAVEQENIRTDLDKNTIPRNWDFYMKVNKGSEDISPNFAYDDGVFTYLGFDNTKTFPAVFMYENGKESILNTHIKKDGNYEVLVIQKTTKQILLRSGDKVVGIFNRGYAKNPLRKTRETSNENIQREINKK from the coding sequence ATGAAAAAGATAATTTTAGCAAGTTTATTATTAGGTAATTTCGTTTGGGCTTTGAATGTCCCAAAAACTTCTACATTTGATAAAAGAATCGCTTATGCGGTTTATAATGCCGATGATGTTTTTCAAATTAATTCTAAAAATGGCTATGTAAGTGTTTTAGAATTTGGTGTTGATGAAAGAATTATCAATACTGCCACAGGATTTGCTGAAGGTTGGGACTTAACTCAAAAAGACAATTTATTATTTATCAAACCTAAAGCTTACAAAACACAATTAGTTCATCAAGATGAAAATAGCACAGCAGAACAACAAAGCTCACAAGAATTTGTTGTAGATCCTAATCCTTATGATTGGAAAACAAACTTAATTGTCATCACAAATTTAAATACCTATGTATTTGATTTAAAATTAGTCGCTAATAATAAAAATACAACTTATAAACTTAGCTTCTCCTATCCTCAAAAAGATTTACAAGCAACAAAAGAATTATTAGAAGCTGTGGAACAAGAAAATATACGCACGGATTTGGATAAAAATACCATTCCTAGAAATTGGGATTTTTATATGAAAGTCAATAAAGGCAGTGAGGATATAAGTCCAAATTTTGCGTATGATGATGGTGTTTTTACTTATTTAGGTTTTGATAATACTAAAACCTTTCCTGCTGTTTTTATGTATGAAAATGGTAAAGAAAGCATTTTAAACACTCATATTAAAAAAGATGGCAACTATGAAGTTTTAGTGATACAAAAAACCACAAAACAAATTTTATTAAGAAGTGGGGATAAGGTCGTAGGAATTTTTAATCGTGGATACGCAAAAAATCCTTTG